Proteins from a genomic interval of Cottoperca gobio chromosome 8, fCotGob3.1, whole genome shotgun sequence:
- the LOC115012025 gene encoding WAP, Kazal, immunoglobulin, Kunitz and NTR domain-containing protein 2-like: protein MWWMLFPRWIWFLLGHCYTILLYMDSCRVRAMPMPMSVGKVVYSHAGLCPNDLNPNLWVDAMSTCMRECESDQDCETFEKCCPNVCGNKSCVASRYIDIKGNKGPIGMPEGATCDKFMCSQQGSECDIWDGQPVCKCRDRCEREPHFTCASDGMTYYNKCYMDAEACSKGISISEVTCRYHLTWPNTSPNPAETTLHPTTALQTTIPADIQLPTIHSGPTKQAVFVGETASFLCEVSGKPHPLITWEKQLKGKENTIMKPNHVRGNVVVTNIGQLVIYNAQLQDAGIYTCTAKNVGGSVSSHFPLVVIRKEAKGQKAAGNSTNLPFPAEECLKRPDTDDCGEESMSWYYEPKRNNCFTFTYSQCNKNRNHFDAYEVCILSCGAELSAPCSLPSLQGPCKAYEPRWAYNSDLKNCQSFVYGGCGGNENNFESKEACEEMCPFPKNHNCKICKPRAKMVTSFCKSDFVILGRVTELTEEQESGHALVTVVEILKDEKMGLRFFGKEPLEVTLLNMDWNCPCPNITTADGQLIIMGDVQNGMAVLQPDSFVGSTSTRRIKKLREVIHKKTCDFIKDFTAVQ from the exons ATGTGGTGGATGCTGTTTCCCCGATGGATTTGGTTTCTTCTTGGACATTGTTATACCATACTCCTTTATATGGACAGCTGCCGTGTGAGAGCAATGCCCATGCCCATGTCTGTGGGAAAAGTGGTTTACTCTCACGCAGGTCTTTGCCCGAATGACCTGAACCCCAACCTGTGGGTGGATGCTATGAGCACCTGCATGCGCGAGTGTGAATCTGACCAG GACTGTGAGACATTTGAGAAGTGCTGCCCTAATGTATGTGGTAACAAGAGCTGCGTGGCATCACGCTATATAGACATCAAGGGCAACAAGGGCCCCATAGGAATGCCAGAGGGCGCCACCTGCGACAAGTTCATGTGCTCTCAGCAAGGGTCCGAGTGCGACATCTGGGATGGCCAGCCTGTTTGTAAGTGCCGGGATCGCTGTGAGAGAGAACCCCACTTCACGTGTGCGTCTGATGGCATGACATACTATAACAAGTGCTACATGGATGCAGAGGCCTGTTCCAAGGGTATCTCTATCTCAGAGGTCACCTGCAG GTACCACCTGACCTGGCCAAACACCAGCCCAAACCCAGCAGAGACCACCTTACATCCCACCACTGCCCTCCAGACCACCATCCCAGCTGACATCCAGCTCCCCACCATACACAGCGGCCCCACCaaacaggctgtttttgtgGGTGAGACAGCGAGCTTCCTGTGTGAGGTCTCTGGGAAGCCACATCCGTTAATCACCTGGGAGAAACAACTGAAGGGAAAAGAGAACACCATAATGAAACCTAATCATGTCCGAGGGAACGTTGTGGTCACTAACATTGGCCAGCTGGTCATATACAACGCGCAACTTCAGGATGCTGGCATCTATACGTGTACAGCCAAAAATGTGGGGGGAAGCGTATCGTCACACTTTCCCTTGGTAGTGATCAGGAAGGAGGCGAAAGGTCAGAAAGCAGCAGGGAATAGTACCAACCTGCCATTTCCAGCGGAAGAGTGTCTTAAGAGACCAGACACAGACGACTGTGGAGAAGAGAGCATGAGCTGGTACTATGAACCAAAGAGGAACAATTGcttcaccttcacctacagTCAGTGCAATAAAAACCGTAACCATTTTGACGCCTATGAAGTGTGCATACTGTCATGCGGAGCAGAGCTTTCAGCTCCCTGCAGCCTACCAAGCCTCCAAGGGCCTTGCAAGGCCTATGAGCCCCGCTGGGCTTATAACAGCGACCTCAAAAATTGCCAGTCCTTCGTGTACGGAGGCTGCGGTGGCAACGAGAACAACTTTGAGTCTAAAGAGGCCTGTGAAGAGATGTGTCCCTTTCCGAAGAACCACAACTGCAAGATTTGTAAACCCCGAGCCAAGATGGTCACCAGCTTCTGCAAGAGTGACTTTGTGATCCTCGGGCGTGTGACTGAGCTGACAGAAGAGCAAGAGTCAGGCCACGCTTTGGTGACAGTGGTGGAGATCTTGAAGGATGAGAAGATGGGTCTGAGGTTCTTTGGCAAAGAGCCCCTGGAGGTGACTCTCCTGAACATGGACTGGAACTGCCCCTGCCCCAATATCACTACAGCCGACGGGCAGCTCATCATCATGGGGGATGTTCAAAACGGGATGGCCGTCCTGCAGCCTGACAGCTTTGTAGGCTCCACCAGCACTCGTAGAATCAAGAAACTTCGTGAGGTTATCCACAAGAAAACTTGTGATTTCATTAAAGATTTCACTGCTGTTCAGTAG